A window from Heteronotia binoei isolate CCM8104 ecotype False Entrance Well chromosome 15, APGP_CSIRO_Hbin_v1, whole genome shotgun sequence encodes these proteins:
- the EMC9 gene encoding ER membrane protein complex subunit 9 translates to MERKGEIEICARAYVKMCLHAARYPHTAVNGLLLAQKRRASVAKQADCLCITDCIPLFHSHLSLTVMLEVALNQIDLWSAESDLLLAGYYQANSGIDDKSPSHLAQKTAGRIAELYDDTVLIMLDNRKFTTNPRVPPIIVLEQKDRQWLPKDKNLIMWRDWESSRHICKSLLEAKAYNQLVDFDVHLDDIREDWTNQQLNTEIAQLVSVANGSA, encoded by the exons ATGGAAAG GAAAGGGGAAATTGAGATATGTGCCCGGGCCTATGTCAAGATGTGTCTCCACGCTGCCCGCTATCCCCACACGGCTGTGAACGGGCTGCTCTTGGCACAGAAGCGCCGGGCATCAGTGGCCAAGCAGGCGGACTGCCTCTGCATTACAGACTGCATCCCCCTCTTCCACAGCCACCTGTCCCTCACGGTGATGCTGGAGGTGGCGCTGAACCAG ATTGATCTCTGGAGCGCAGAGTCAGACTTGCTCCTTGCCGGCTACTACCAGGCCAACTCCGGGATTGACGACAAAAG CCCTTCCCACCTTGCGCAAAAGACCGCCGGGCGTATAGCAGAATTGTACGATGACACAGTGCTAATAATG CTGGATAACCGCAAGTTTACCACCAATCCCCGGGTACCTCCGATTATCGTGTTGGAACAGAAAGATCGGCAGTGGCTGCCCAAAGACAAAAACCT GATCATGTGGCGCGACTGGGAATCCTCTCGCCACATCTGCAAGTCTCTCCTAGAAGCCAAAGCTTACAACCAGCTGGTTGACTTCGATGTCCACCTGGATGACATCAGAGAGGACTGGACCAATCAGCAGCTCAACACAGAAATTGCCCAGCTGGTGTCAGTGGCCAATGGCAGCGCCTGA
- the PSME2 gene encoding proteasome activator complex subunit 2 has product MAKTFTIQVSSETRKKMIDFRDSLSKEAEEFLSTFLPAKILQLDQFLKEDKLNIKDLSVLRAPLDIPIPDPPPKEDEMETEKEEKEAPKCGYLKGNESIVSLLDRVKPEVREFREKCVLVATWIQYMIPKIEDGNDFGVAIQEKVLERIVALKTKAEGFQTTIAKYFSERGEAVAKASKDTHVMDYRCLVHERDEAIYREIQMMVLDIRGFYAELYHILSKNLEKLTNPKGEEKPSMY; this is encoded by the exons ATGGCCAAAACCTTCACCATCCAAGTCAGCAGCGAGACGCGCAAAAAG ATGATTGATTTCAGAGACTCCCTTTCTAAAGAG GCAGAAGAGTTTCTCTCCACCTTTTTACCTGCCAAAATATTGCAACTGGATCAGTTTTTGAAG GAAGACAAACTGAATATTAAAGACCTGTCCGTACTTCGTGCCCCGCTGGATATTCCCATCCCAGACCCCCCTCCCAAAGAGGATGAG ATGGAgacagagaaggaggagaaggaag CCCCCAAATGTGGATACCTTAAAGGCAACGAGTCCATTGTGTCCCTTTTGGACCGGGTCAAACCTGAAGTTCGGGAGTTCAGAGAGAAATGCGTCTTG GTTGCTACCTGGATTCAGTACATGATTCCCAAAATAGAAGATGGCAACGATTTTGGGGTGGCTATTCAG GAAAAAGTCCTAGAGCGGATCGTGGCCTTGAAGACCAAGGCGGAAGGTTTCCAGACAACCATTGCCAA gtatttctcagagCGTGGCGAAGCAGTGGCTAAGGCCTCCAAGGACACACATGTG ATGGATTACCGGTGTCTTGTCCATGAACGAGATGAGGCTATCTACAGAGAAATCCAGATGATGGTGCTTGACATTCGTGGGTTTTAT GCTGAGCTCTACCACATCTTGAGCAAAAACCTGGAGAAACTGACTAACCCCAAGGGGGAAGAGAAGCCGTCGATGTACTGA